The Branchiostoma floridae strain S238N-H82 chromosome 10, Bfl_VNyyK, whole genome shotgun sequence genome has a segment encoding these proteins:
- the LOC118424138 gene encoding uncharacterized protein LOC118424138 has product MSSDKLKNGDMAFGRPVHVDRRSRIRSAGVQAACTAAVIFSVAALVAVLVQNWYIKELHDRVTSLETLTRDMSSVINSQMANIGSTDAVFGPEDMSPTENGAEMKNKYQPSPSADTTDHGHRARRAANSVTLPFGDCMQGPPGRDGRDGMPGRDVGKDPLDRLDRAGQMAVTAGMVFLVLQASGTVAVTIPTLKGRTRWTTWTAGTERNGRDGRDGVPGSPGPAGPPGNCSCSSNDTEGYKTITEYGSVWERFWWWKAKSSWSSSITDVLQQSYGTCDPGSDYCMGRLPSVLQEDGTELLAKDSRGNVYKWGFDSTNPTAHAAWLAFYGHQETPSGQIYNNMAWMPSVLAGTGPSQPQVSFMYRTENGVKSLLLGDDNCDCYSTLNIGHGMCDAGHDARYGPRGQYGVDALYDPHCNVPVPSIGLELYFNRT; this is encoded by the exons atgagCTCCGACAAGCTCAAGAACGGTGACATGGCCTTTGGTAGGCCCGTACATGTCGACCGACGGTCTCGTATTCGCTCGGCGGGAGTTCAGGCCGCCTGCACCGCCGCGGTGATCTTCAGCGTGGCGGCTCTTGTGGCAGTCCTGGTGCAGAACTGGTACATCAAGGAGCTTCATGATCGTGTCACCTCACTGGAGACCCTTACTAGAGACATGTCGTCTGTGATCAACAGCCAAATGGCGAATATTGGG TCAACTGACGCTGTATTTGGCCCCGAGGACATGTCACCCACTGAAAATGGCGCTGAGATGAAGAACAAATACCAGCCGTCTCCCTCAGCTGATACTACCGACCACGGGCACAGGGCGAGGAGAGCGGCCAACTCTGTAACCCTTCCGTTTGGAG ACTGTATGCAGGGGCCTCCCGGTAGAGATGGCCGTGATGGTATGCCAGGCCGAGACGTAGGGAAGGACCCACTGGACCGCCTGGACAGAGCGGGGCAGATGGCCGTGACGGCCGGGATGGTGTTCCTGGTACTCCAGGCATCGGGAACTGTTGCTGTAACTATACCAACTCTGAAG GGAAGGACCCGTTGGACCACCTGGACCGCCGGGACAGAGCGGAACGGCCGGGACGGCCGCGATGGTGTTCCTGGTTCCCCCGGCCCTGCCGGTCCACCCGGGAACTGCAGCTGTAGCAGTAACGACACCGAAG GCTACAAGACTATTACTGAGTACGGATCGGTGTGGGAGAGGTTCTGGTGGTGGAAGGCTAAATCAAGCTGGTCATCATCAATCACAGATGTGCTCCAACAAAG TTACGGAACATGCGACCCAGGAAGTGACTACTGTATGGGAAGGTTGCCGAGCGTGCTACAAGAGGACGGGACCGAGCTACTGGCCAAGGACAGCCGCGGGAACGTCTACAAGTGGGGGTTCGACTCCACCAACCCCACCGCTCACGCCGCCTGGCTGGCTTTCTACGGTCATCAGGAGACCCCTAGCGGACAGATTTATAACAACATGGCCTGGATGCCGTCT GTTCTTGCTGGAACTGGTCCATCACAACCTCAGGTCAGCTTCATGTACCGTACCGAGAACGGAGTCAAGTCGCTGCTGTTGGGCGATGACAACTGTGACTGCTACTCAACGTTGAACATTGGCCATGGGATGTGTGATGCCGGCCACGACGCTAGATATGG ACCACGGGGCCAGTACGGAGTGGACGCCTTGTATGACCCACACTGCAATGTACCAGTGCCCTCTATCGGACTGGAGCTGTACTTCAACAG GACCTGA
- the LOC118424139 gene encoding DBH-like monooxygenase protein 1 isoform X2, with protein MGLSPNGGMPGSDIVIGWVKDGTAYLTDRYADAKAEPSVDESQDWELVSGYENGTHTVLRFNRKLTTCDENDRVITEDTLRVIWAWHDQDPEDESGVSGPSYHGSNRGARATRLLSRKYPDQTNSAGTTYTVDFIMNKVNVPDYQDTTYWCQVFEMPKLVGKHHVIKAEPIIQPGNEGMVHHFLVYNCKKNPNMTICQRNIRDMSVLLPTCLATGENVIREASLWHGPSVVGVSFTQSRLVTPSVARTTVALC; from the exons ATGGGTCTGTCCCCGAACGGTGGCATGCCGGGATCCGACATCGTCATCGGCTGGGTAAAAGACGGGACTGCGTACCTAACG GACCGGTATGCTGACGCTAAGGCAGAACCCTCTGTGGACGAGAGTCAGGACTGGGAGCTAGTGTCTGGGTACGAGAACGGGACTCACACCGTCCTGAGGTTCAACAGGAAGCTGACGACGTGTGACGAGAATGATCGTGTAATCACT GAGGACACCTTGCGGGTGATATGGGCGTGGCATGACCAGGATCCTGAAGACGAGTCTGGGGTGAGCGGCCCCTCCTACCATGGGTCCAACAGGGGAGCCAGAGCCACACGTCTTCTAAGTAGGAAATACCCAGATCAGACAAACTCTGCAGGAACAACCTACACTGTTGATTTCATCATGAACAAA GTAAATGTTCCTGATTATCAAGACACGACGTACTGGTGCCAGGTGTTTGAGATGCCCAAACTGGTCGGTAAACACCACGTGATAAAG GCTGAACCAATCATCCAGCCTGGGAACGAGGGTATGGTTCACCATTTTCTGGTCTACAACTGTAAGAAGAACCCGAACATGACCATTTGCCAGAGGAACATCCGGGACATGAGTGTTTTACTCCCAACATGCCTCGCGACTGGGGAGAATGTTATCAGGGAAGCATCCTTGTGGCATGGGCCATCGGTGGTGGG AGTATCGTTTACCCAGAGCAGGTTGGTTACCCCATCGGTGGCGAGGACGACAGTGGCTTTGTGCTGA
- the LOC118424139 gene encoding DBH-like monooxygenase protein 1 isoform X1 encodes MPRDWGECYQGSILVAWAIGGGSIVYPEQVGYPIGGEDDSGFVLMEMHYDNPMLVSGTHDSSGIRLIYTPEVRENDIGTLEVGMLVNKYHFIPPHVKEFTSAAFCSSQCMNAFLEEQGQPIHIIGASLHAHLLGVKLHARLIRDGVETDIVRDDNYDFDLQYMMMLKEELTIYPGDILITECVYDSSHKDSIVYGGIGTPQEMCETFFWYYPRFNLSRCDSMVNVINTVSYAGVQDFKFDEVYDIEITAPAHMVNMSYEEVMEAVPWTNENGKIFSDYLINSTFYSTCQGNHLTKIDTNALIGRADRFPRGVRRPTEDICSRSSSPTSDPVGGSTALRPRLAAVYAFIIYLLSHVIMG; translated from the exons ATGCCTCGCGACTGGGGAGAATGTTATCAGGGAAGCATCCTTGTGGCATGGGCCATCGGTGGTGGG AGTATCGTTTACCCAGAGCAGGTTGGTTACCCCATCGGTGGCGAGGACGACAGTGGCTTTGTGCTGATGGAAATGCACTACGACAACCCTATGTTGGTTTCAG GCACCCATGACAGTTCAGGCATCAGGCTGATATACACGCCGGAAGTGAGGGAGAACGACATAGGAACCTTGGAGGTGGGAATGTTGGTAAACAAATACCACTTCATCCCACCGCACGTCAAGGAGTTTACATCGGCGGCATTCTGTAGCTCGCAGTGTATGAACGCG TTCCTGGAGGAGCAGGGACAGCCCATCCACATCATAGGTGCAAGCCTCCATGCTCACTTACTGGGGGTTAAGCTGCACGCCAGGCTGATCCGTGACGGCGTGGAGACTGACATCGTACGGGACGACAATTACGACTTCGACCTGCAGTACATGATGATGTTGAAGGAGGAACTCACAATATACCCC GGAGACATTCTAATTACAGAGTGCGTCTACGATTCGTCACACAAAGATTCCATCGTGTAT ggcGGTATCGGTACACCACAGGAGATGTGTGAGACCTTCTTCTGGTACTACCCGAGGTTCAACCTGAGTAGGTGCGATAGCATGGTAAACGTGATCAACACTGTCAGCTACGCGGGAGTTCAAGACTTCAAATT TGACGAAGTTTATGATATCGAAATAACGGCACCTGCACACATGGTCAACATGTCCTATGAGGAGGTCATGGAGGCCGTGCCCTGGACGAACGAGAACGGGAAGATTTTTTCTGACTACCTGATTAATTCAACCTTCTACTCGACTTGTCAGGGCAACCATCTTACTAAAATCGACACT AATGCTTTGATTGGACGGGCCGACCGGTTTCCACGTGGAGTCAGGCGGCCTACAGAAGACATCTGCAGCCGGAGTTCCTCACCAACCTCTGACCCTGTTGGGGGCTCCACAGCATTACGGCCACGACTCGCTGCAGTTTATGCTTTCATCATTTACCTTTTGTCTCATGTAATTATGGGGTAA